One Gossypium raimondii isolate GPD5lz chromosome 3, ASM2569854v1, whole genome shotgun sequence genomic window carries:
- the LOC105795480 gene encoding BURP domain-containing protein BNM2A yields MGSGFASCCIFLSVLLLAFMLGQGRNVRRHHVEEGSTGLNYLRQASSSIDGDRIDPSGKIFFKMDDLKVGKTMAIYLTNKDPSTSPHLLSREEANSIPFSSAKIAQIIDFFRFSKDSHQAKAIEYTIKQCELEPLEDELRFCATSLESMLDYASSLLGKKAQLQVFTTTFVENPTVPFRNYTILAVPERIRSTKMVACHTLPYPYAVFYCHNTPKSETRLFKVLLGAENGDRVRALAACHMDTSRWDVDHVSFQLLKIKPGSSPVCHVFPPDNLVWVALPA; encoded by the exons ATGGGTTCTGGTTTTGCTTCTTGTTGTATCTTCCTTTCTGTTCTTCTTCTTGCTTTCATG TTAGGACAAGGCAGAAATGTTCGAAGACATCATGTGGAAGAAGGTTCGACCGGCTTGAATTATTTGCGACAGGCTTCAAGTTCCATCGATGGCGACCGTATAGATCCTTCgggtaaaattttcttcaagATGGACGATCTTAAAGTTGGTAAAACAATGGCTATTTATCTCACCAACAAAGACCCTTCAACTTCACCTCATTTACTTTCTAGAGAAGAAGCTAACTCAATCCCTTTTTCATCGGCAAAAATCGCACAAATCATTGATTTTTTCCGATTCTCAAAAGACTCGCATCAAGCCAAAGCTATCGAATACACGATCAAACAATGCGAACTCGAACCCCTCGAAGACGAGTTACGGTTTTGCGCTACTTCTCTCGAATCGATGCTCGATTACGCCAGTTCCTTGCTCGGCAAGAAAGCTCAACTTCAAGTTTTCACCACGACTTTTGTTGAAAACCCGACGGTTCCTTTCCGAAACTATACGATCTTGGCCGTGCCTGAACGGATTCGGTCTACAAAAATGGTTGCATGTCACACTTTGCCATATCCTTATGCAGTGTTTTATTGTCACAATACACCAAAGAGTGAAACCAGGTTGTTTAAGGTTTTGCTTGGTGCCGAGAATGGTGATCGGGTTCGAGCTCTGGCTGCTTGTCATATGGATACGTCTCGATGGGACGTCGATCATGTGTCGTTCCAATTGCTGAAAATCAAGCCCGGCTCTTCCCCTGTGTGCCATGTTTTCCCACCGGATAATCTTGTATGGGTGGCTTTGCCTGCTTGA
- the LOC128040003 gene encoding BURP domain-containing protein 17-like codes for MVAWAMQEVDLSCGHGINGARDVKPVPVANPKDLDGKFTISDFHKTVNIGPSISTSLPKKIADSIPFSSSKLPQILQLYSIAPGSSLAKSMADTLPKSKGETKTCATSFQSMVDFVSGAFKVAPQDTKFITTTRPTMSTSSLKNYKVLESPKEIKSSRKAACHPMLYPYAVFFCQYDEELSERVFKVSMVGNVVFTLQLPFKLILKIISMRLLFVIWTRLGLHFLT; via the exons ATGGTTGCATGGGCCATGCAAGAAGTGGACCTTAGT TGTGGCCATGGCATCAATGGAGCTAGGGACGTTAAGCCAGTTCCAGTGGCGAATCCAAAGGACCTCGACGGAAAATTCACCATCTCCGACTTTCATAAGACGGTGAACATTGG ACCTTCAATATCCACTTCCTTGCCAAAGAAAATTGCCGATTCCATCCCTTTCTCGTCATCAAAACTCCCTCAAATTCTGCAACTATATTCGATCGCACCAGGCTCTTCGTTAGCCAAATCAATGGCGGACACGCTTCCAAAAT CTAAAGGTGAAACCAAGACCTGTGCTACTTCCTTTCAATCCATGGTGGATTTTGTTAGTGGTGCTTTTAAAGTTGCCCCTCAAGATACCAAGTTCATTACCACCACCCGCCCCACCATGTCTACATCttcattgaaaaattacaaGGTCTTGGAATCTCCTAAAGAGATTAAATCTTCGAGGAAAGCAGCTTGTCACCCTATGCTGTACCCTTACGCTGTGTTTTTCTGTCAATACGATGAGGAATTGAGCGAGAGGGTTTTTAAGGTTTCGATGGTGGGTAACGTTGTTTTTACACTACAGCTACCATTCAAACTCATCCTAAAGATAATATCAATGCGGCTGCTGTTTGTCATATGGACTCGGCTAGGGCTGCACTTCTTAACTTGA
- the LOC105795481 gene encoding peptide methionine sulfoxide reductase B5: protein MGLHILKTTPFSSSSSPKSLLLITATAANYVLPCNRRLRFPFSSPKAISCSISLSESSRSFLQSKRRYRGSQVVAMAAPGSLQKSEEEWRAILSPEQFRILRQKGTEYPGTGEYDKFFGDGVYNCAGCNTPLYRSITKFNPGCGWPAFYKGLPGAINRNPDPDGMRTEITCAACGGHLGHVFRGEGFRTPTNERHCVNSISLKFAPANSWL, encoded by the exons ATGGGGCTTCATATCctcaaaacgacaccgttttcttcttcttcttccccgAAATCACTACTCCTTATCACCGCCACCGCTGCTAATTATGTTCTTCCTTGTAATAGGCGCTTGAGATTTCCATTTTCTTCACCGAAGGCTATTTCTTGCTCAATTTCTTTATCAGAGTCCAGTAGGTCCTTTCTCCAGAGCAAGCGTAGATACCGTGGAAGTCAAGTCGTGGCCATGGCAGCTCCGGGGTCGCTCCAGAAATCCGAGGAAGAGTGGCGTGCTATTCTCTCCCCTGAACAGTTTCGAATTTTGAGACAAAAGGGCACTGA GTATCCAGGCACAGGAGAATATGACAAATTCTTTGGTGATGGTGTTTATAACTGTGCTGGATGTAACACTCCTCTTTACAGATCCATAACAAAATTCAATCCTGGTTGTGGTTGGCCTGCTTTTTATAAAGGTCTCCCAGGAGCTATAAATCGAAAT CCGGATCCTGATGGGATGAGAACTGAAATCACTTGTGCAGCTTGTGGTGGTCATTTAGGCCATGTTTTTAGAGGTGAAGGTTTTCGAACGCCGACGAATGAACGTCATTGTGTTAATAGCATATCACTCAAGTTTGCTCCTGCAAATTCTTGGTTATAG
- the LOC105795482 gene encoding K(+) efflux antiporter 3, chloroplastic: protein MLESVSCCHSPKGYDFVKRKNQGGAYSQAMSWFSGHSSYVPYINNILFHSRPLSVKARMNNCTHVLKHMFGGTPSLPSSPSNSRGLSFSNHGLFHQRRSRIYAAVEVASAIDVINDLGLDTLTFLAVTVLVVPAFKIIRASPILGFFFAGVVLNRFALIRNLTDVKVLSEWGILFLLFEMGLELSLDRLKALAKFAFGMGLTQVFLSTLAFTAFELPPNGAVGTKILQFLFHSGPDLVNIRSVDEAIVIGAALSLSSSAFVLQLLAEKGELPTRFGSATLGILLLQDIAVVPLLVILPVLESQNIIEDSIWPMLAKESLKALGGLGILSLGGKYILRRVFEVVAETRSSEAFVALCLLTVAGTSLMTQQLGFSDTLGAFLAGALLAETNFRTQIEADIRPFRGLLLGLFFVTTGTSIDLQLLYREWPSVLALLSGLIVIKTFIITAIGPRVGLTLQESVRVGFLLSQGGEFAFVVFSLANSLGVLPLELNKLLIIVVVLSMALTPLLNEVGRRAADFVDNKFNEDNDADEMVNFDASEPVVIIGFGQMGQVLANFLSTPLASGVDGDFMGLHYIAFDLNPSVVKASRKLGFPILYGDGSSPGVLQSAGIKSPKAVMIMYRGKKRTVEAVQRLRLAFPAVPIYARAQDLKHLLDLKKAGATDAILENTETSLQLGSKLLKGFGVMSDDVTFLRQLFRNSMELQAQEELNKTDDREPDIMKPLQARTDKAEASTLSTSIKDESSRHKVTLFQVAEAKQDGVLNRSEGPESRGSLYGEIDSENGFPMTADEQQH from the exons ATGTTGGAATCAGTATCTTGTTGCCATAGTCCCAAG GGTTATGACTTTGTTAAGCGAAAGAACCAGGGTGGCGCATACTCTCAAGCTATGTCATGGTTTTCTGGGCATTCTTCTTACGTGCCATATATCAATAACATTCTTTTCCATTCTAGACCATTATCCGTAAAAGCAAGAATGAATAATTGCACTCATGTTTTAAAGCATATGTTTGGTGGCACACCTTCTTTACCTTCATCACCATCTAATTCGAGAGGACTTAGTTTCTCCAATCATGGACTGTTCCACCAGAGAAGGTCGCGAATCTATGCAGCGGTTGAAGTTGCTAGTGCTATTGATGTCATCAATGATTTAGGATTGGATACTCTTACATTCTTGGCTGTCACTGTCTTGGTTGTTCCTGCATTCAAGATCATTAGAGCAAGCCCT ATACTTGGATTCTTCTTTGCCGGGGTTGTACTGAATCGATTTGCATTGATTAGAAATCTTACAGATGTCAAAGTCCTGTCTGAATGGGGGATACTTTTTCTG CTGTTTGAAATGGGTTTAGAGCTATCACTTGATCGCCTGAAAGCTCTTGCTAAATTTGCTTTTGGCATGGGATTAACTCAG GTCTTTCTGTCCACCCTTGCTTTCACTGCATTTGAACTTCCGCCTAACGGGGCTGTTGGAACAAAAATTTTGCAGTTCCTCTTTCACTCTGGGCCTGACCTG GTTAATATAAGAAGTGTTGATGAAGCCATAGTGATTGGTGCTGCTTTATCTCTATCTTCTTCAGCTTTTGTTCTACAG CTTCTTGCAGAGAAGGGTGAGCTGCCAACAAGATTTGGCTCAGCAACTCTGGGGATACTACTTTTACAG GACATAGCTGTTGTTCCTCTCTTAGTCATACTTCCAGTGCTCGAGAGCCAG AACATAATAGAGGACAGTATTTGGCCAATGCTAGCTAAAGAAAGTTTAAAGGCGCTAGGTGGGCTTGGTATACTTTCTCTTGGAGGAAAATACATTCTTAGGAGAGTTTTCGAG GTTGTTGCTGAAACAAGGAGCTCGGAGGCCTTTGTTGCTCTTTGCTTGTTAACAGTTGCGGGAACTTCCCTTATGACCCAACAGTTAGGCTTCAGTGATACG CTTGGAGCATTTCTGGCTGGAGCATTATTGGCAGAAACAAATTTCCGGACACAGATTGAAGCTGATATACGACCATTTAGAGGGTTGCTTCTCGGGTTATTTTTCGTGACTACTGGAACTTCAATTGACTTGCAG CTTCTTTACCGAGAATGGCCAAGTGTGCTTGCACTCTTGTCCGGTTTAATTGtcatcaaaacatttatcattACAGCTATCGGTCCTCGTGTTGGACTTACCTTACAGGAAAGTGTAAGAGTAGGATTTCTTTTATCACAAGGAGGCGAGTTTGCGTTCGTTGTTTTTTCTCTTGCTAACAG CCTTGGGGTGCTACCGCTTGAGCTTAATAAGCTGCTTATTATTGTTGTGGTACTGTCAATGGCATTAACCCCATTGCTTAATGAAGTTGGAAGAAGGGCTGCTGATTTTGTTGACAACAAGTTTAATGAAGAT AATGATGCCGATGAGATGGTGAACTTTGATGCAAGTGAACCCGTTGTTATCATTGGCTTTGGCCAAATGGGCCAG GTACTTGCTAATTTTTTGTCGACTCCGCTTGCTTCTGGAGTAGATGGTGACTTCATGGGATTACATTATATAGCTTTTGACCTCAATCCTTCTGTGGTGAAG GCATCTAGAAAGCTCGGTTTCCCGATTCTTTATGGAGATGGGTCAAGTCCAGGTGTTCTGCAGTCTGCTGGTATCAAGTCCCCGAAGGCCGTCATGATTATGTACCGAGGAAAAAAGAGGACAGTTGAAGCTGTTCAAAGGCTTCGACTTGCCTTCCCCGCG GTTCCAATCTATGCAAGAGCTCAAGACCTCAAACATCTCTTAGATTTAAAAAAAGCCGGTGCAACAGACGCAATCTTAGAGAATACGGAG ACAAGTTTACAACTTGGATCCAAGCTTTTGAAAGGATTTGGTGTCATGTCCGATGACGTAACATTTCTACGTCAGCTTTTTCGAAATTCCATGGAGTTACAAGCTCAAGAAGAACTCAACAAAACCGATGATCGAGAACCAGATATTATGAAGCCATTGCAG GCGAGAACCGATAAGGCTGAAGCATCGACATTATCAACCTCAATCAAGGATGAATCATCGAGACATAAAGTCACCCTGTTTCAAGTGGCCGAAGCAAAGCAAGACGGTGTACTTAATCGGTCTGAAGGTCCGGAGTCTCGAGGTAGTTTGTACGGAGAAATAGATAGTGAGAATGGGTTTCCAATGACAGCAGATGAGCAACAACATTAG
- the LOC105795483 gene encoding serine--tRNA ligase, with protein MLDINLFREEKGHNPEIIRESQRRRFAKVEDVDAIIDLDKVYRQLLYDLENLRKEFNKINKQVAQLKIAKQDATETIAKTEEIKQKIAVKDTEVKDAWAVLKSKLEKIGNLVHDSAPISDDEANNAVIRTWGEKRSEPKLKNHVDLVELLGIADTKKGADVAGGRGFYLKGDGVRLNQALINFGLDFLEKRGYTALQTPFFMRKDVMAKCAQLAQFDEELYKVTGEGDDKYLIATAEQPLCAYHVDDWIQPSELPIRYAGFSSCFRKEAGSHGRDTLGIFRVHQFEKVEQFCITSPNGNDSWDMHEEMLKNSEEFYQELKLPYQIVAIVSGALNDAAAKKYDLEAWFPASQTYRELVSCSNCTDYQSRRLEIRYGQKKNNEQAKQYVHLLNSTLTATERTMCCILETYQKEDGVEIPEVLQPYMGGKSFLPFKTKPAPEAKGKKSKA; from the exons atgttGGATATCAATTTGTTCAGAGAAGAAAAGGGTCACAATCCAGAGATCATTCGTGAATCTCAACGTCGTCGTTTCGCCAAGGTCGAAGATGTCGATGCCATCATCGACCTTGACAAAGTCTATCGTCAAT TGTTGTATGATCTCGAAAATCTGCGAAAAGAGTTCAACAAGATCAATAAGCAAGTTGCTCAACTTAAAATT GCTAAGCAAGATGCAACGGAGACGATTGCAAAAACAGAGGAGATTAAACAGAAAATCGCTGTGAAAGATACTGAAGTTAAGGATGCTTGGGCTGTTTTGAAATCTAAATTGGAGAAAATTGGGAATCTTGTGCATGATTCGGCTCCAATCAGTGACGATGAA GCAAATAATGCTGTGATTAGAACTTGGGGTGAGAAGCGGTCAGAGCCTAAGCTAAAGAATCATGTTGACCTTGTCGAGCTTCTCGGGATTGCTGATACGAAAAAGG GCGCTGATGTAGCAGGAGGGAGAGGTTTCTACCTTAAAGGAGATGGGGTGCGTCTCAATCAAGCTTTGATCAATTTTGGGCTTGATTTTTTGGAGAAAAGGGGGTATACAGCATTGCAAACACCTTTCTTCATGAGGAAAGATGTTATGGCCAAGTGTGCTCAATTGGCCCAGTTCGATGAGGAACTTTACAAG GTGACCGGTGAGGGTGATGACAAGTATCTTATTGCAACAGCCGAACAGCCCCTCTGTGCTTACCACGTGGATGATTGGATCCAGCCCTCGGAGCTACCTATAAG GTATGCTGGATTTTCGTCTTGCTTTCGTAAAGAAGCCGGTTCACATGGCCGTGATACTTTGGGGATTTTCCGGGTTCATCAATTTGAGAAAGTGGAGCAATTCTGCATTACCAGCCCAAATGGCAATGATTCGTGGGACATGCACGAGGAAATGTTGAAGAACTCTGAGGAATTTTATCAGGAG CTAAAGCTACCTTATCAAATCGTCGCCATTGTTTCTGGCGCTCTTAATGATGCTGCTGCCAAGAAATACGACTTGGAAGCATGGTTTCCTGCATCTCAAACTTACAGAGAGCTGGTGTCTTGCTCGAATTGTACAGATTATCAATCAAGGCGACTAGAAATCAGATACGGGCAGAAAAAG AACAATGAACAGGCAAAACAATATGTTCATCTGTTGAACTCGACTCTCACCGCAACAGAAAGGACCATGTGCTGCATACTTGAGACTTACCAGAAAGAAGATGGTGTCGAAATACCCGAAGTTTTACAACCGTACATGGGTGGGAAGTCTTTCCTGCCTTTCAAGACCAAGCCGGCACCTGAAGCTAAAGGGAAGAAATCAAAGGCCTAG
- the LOC105795484 gene encoding uncharacterized protein LOC105795484 has product MDKFQINGAGDEEIIGDEFYEKIEAPKFVDLAAPDRCRTENDDRYWFCLRVGCDQKHEEEMDPEEIYKNFVLRVMAARSPSVGLRKALCRRDSRLKLDCPRTVPAKSSKSRVSRLAMISSISTKMGEAKVKVKQSSTTPNVKKATAAKQPSTKALTTPRNKKGVSNPGTFRSVRNPKPTTVEVPKDRVVAKALVFHSPKKAVKLKKSVEWSSSLRRICSGMKKLEITDGSKKNALGCNKPLAAPRKQLRGREVKSRVYDSLHCQNQKTQEAKSINRLKKKNENELPLSEAALGRQQDEKDTIDSTSKNPSDILEQVTGPSRSSHEENIEPCPKDNEIPEATEGDDDKENAMASNIRVSESKVMEIDNNKENYAASDENRKLDCDTGKLMNETHKNIQKVAKVISKTMKENSTAVKGAQGMNYRKPKLTNPKPFRLRTDERGILKEANLEKKHLQAPEGDNESDTRTHKDQTQTIKTSSLMKPKGSMERKISTIHQKRTAPMHQKATQKSEGGSEKTRPRVVAALSRKKLGAIKEMSPTMARPLKGTSDPNKNGTSLTKKASSSQRRRHTTIPKEPNFHSLHAPKNCTKRVVA; this is encoded by the exons ATGGACAAATTTCAGATCAACGGTGCCGGCGACGAAGAAATAATCGGCGACGAATTCTACGAAAAGATTGAGGCTCCCAAGTTCGTAGACCTCGCCGCACCTGATCGTTGCCGCACTGAAAATGATGACCGTTACTGGTTTTGCCTCCGTGTCG GATGTGATCAAAAGCATGAAGAAGAAATGGATCCtgaagaaatttataaaaattttgtgcttagg GTTATGGCGGCTAGGAGTCCAAGTGTTGGGCTTAGAAAAGCTCTTTGCAGAAGAGACTCAAG GTTGAAATTGGATTGTCCCCGTACGGTTCCTGCTAAATCTTCAAAGTCTAGAGTGTCAAGATTGGCTATGATCTCATCCATTTCAACAAAGATGGGTGAAGCTAAAGTGAAAGTTAAGCAGAGTTCGACTACCCCAAATGTGAAGAAGGCAACAGCAGCAAAGCAACCATCTACTAAGGCCTTGACTACTCCAAGGAACAAGAAAGGGGTGTCGAATCCGGGTACTTTTCGAAGTGTTAGGAACCCAAAACCGACTACAGTCGAGGTGCCAAAGGATAGAGTGGTGGCAAAGGCTTTGGTCTTTCATTCTCCAAAGAAGGCAGTGAAGTTGAAGAAGTCTGTGGAATGGAGTAGTTCATTAAGGAGGATATGTTCAGGGATGAAGAAGCTTGAGATTACTGATGGGAGTAAGAAGAATGCATTGGGGTGTAATAAACCATTAGCTGCTCCAAGGAAACAGTTAAGAGGGAGAGAGGTTAAAAGCCGAGTATACGATTCTTTGCATTGCCAGAATCAGAAGACTCAAGAAGCTAAATCTATAAATCGTTTGAAGAAAAAGAACGAAAATGAGTTACCATTGTCTGAAGCTGCTTTGGGTCGTCAACAGGATGAAAAGGACACAATTGATAGTACTTCTAAGAATCCTTCAGATATATTGGAGCAAGTAACAGGTCCCTCAAGGAGCAGCCATGAAGAGAACATTGAACCATGTCCTAAGGACAATGAAATCCCTGAAGCAACAGAGGGCGACGACGACAAAGAAAATGCTATGGCATCTAATATCAGAGTAAGTGAAAGCAAAGTCATGGAAATTGACAATAACAAGGAAAATTATGCAGCTTCTGATGAAAACAG AAAATTGGATTGTGACACGGGCAAGTTGATGAATGAGActcataaaaacattcaaaag GTTgctaaagtgataagtaagacAATGAAAGAAAACTCCACCGCAGTTAAAGGTGCTCAAGGAATGAATTACAGAAAGCCTAAGCTTACAAATCCGAAGCCTTTTCGACTTAGAACAGAT GAAAGAGGAATTTTAAAGGAAGCAAACTTGGAGAAGAAGCATCTTCAAGCACCTGAAGGCGACAATGAATCAGATACAAGAACACATAAAGATCAAACA CAAACCATCAAGACCTCTAGCTTGATGAAACCGAAAGGATCCATGGAAAGAAAGATTTCAACCATTCACCAAAAACGTACCGCCCCTATGCATCAAAAGGCAACTCAAAAATCCGAGGGTGGATCAGAGAAGACTAGACCACGAGT GGTAGCAGCATTGAGTAGGAAGAAACTCGGTGCAATTAAGGAAATGTCACCTACAATGGCCAGACCCCTTAAGGGAACGTCGGACCCTAACAAGAATGGAACTTCCTTGACGAAGAAGGCATCATCATCGCAGCGAAGAAGGCATACAACCATACCAAAAGAGCCAAACTTTCATAGCCTTCATGCTCCAAAAAACTGCACAAAGAGAGTAGTAGCATGA